tctcttatGCCCAGCTGAGAGTCGTCCAGTCTGCCTTCTGCACACGTATCTTCATGCCATCGTGGTCACACAATATATAAGTTAGCATTTGCTCGTGGAAATAACGGAAAAGAGCCCAGCCAGGAACATGGGCCAAACCTGACCAAACGGAGGCGAGTCGGCATAGTTGGAAATCTGATTCAACCAATTCCGTGACTGACCGGCATTGTTTCGGCAGGCCATCCATGGAGCCACATGCGACCTCACTCGGTGCCCCGAGCGACATATCTGCCGGCGAGAACTCTACCCAACGCAAAGGCAAGATACGGCAGTGGATGAAAGATATCGATCTGATCGACAATGCAACTGCACCATCTTCCGTGGCTGGTGGCGACCTGAGTTCTACGTAATCCATCCAGGCGGGCGAACGGATGCAACACATGGACGGAACGACATACAAGGGTAGCGAAAGTGTACTCACACTGTCGAACCTAGAGTCTGATCACCTTCTACCTGACGACGATATGGATGGAGAAGACGACTTCTTCGTTGAAGCAGCGCGACAAGCGCTGGAAAAAGGACGCCTCACATTCAATGGAAACGATTATGAAGGCGCTGCGGCCTACCTGCGTGAAGCGCTGACCATGACCAAAGACCTCACAGAGAAGCAGCAAGCGCTATGCAATACCTGGGACCTGCGACGAATGCTTGGAGTCTGTGCGTTCCACACCGACGATCCCGCTGAGGCTGAGGCAGCCCTCCTGAGTGTGCTTGGCAATGCTCCAAAGAACGCCATACTGGACGATGATAGGCGACTGCAGATCAGCGAGATTGCACATTTTCTGGGTCAGACCTATATCAGACTTGGTGACTTGGACAAAGCTTACCGCTATGGAGAATACGCCTTACGCGGTAGACGCAGAGTACTTGGCAAGTCTCACGAGCAAAGCTACGAGTCTTTGGCACTTATGGCTCGTATGCTAGAACTTCAAGGCAACAACATCCGAGCAGAGTTCTTTGAAGGCATGATCCCAGAGGAAGAAAGAAAGAACTACTTGCCACGTTTTGAAAGGCTCAGTCCAGCGCAGATCTCACGAGCGGACTCCAAACTTGGCAACCACTCTCCCGTCACGCCACTGGAAAAGTCTTTGGACTCTGCACTTGAAGCAGTTTCTTTCTCTACACCAGAACTTTCTCGACAAGAGCATGCCAGATCTTCAAGCGCCCTCAGCGGATCGATCAGTGCAGCCGCAAGTGATGCCGGCGAACGTGGCACGTGGCGCTGTGTCAGTCCAGATGCAGATGCTGGGTCTTTCAAAGCATCTCGAAGCGTACCCGTGCTGGTGACGAAAGTATCAGGAGAGATTGCAAGGGGCCATCCAAATCGTCACTACCAGGTGTTCCCGAATGCAAGTCAGAGTGCCGCACGTGGAAGACCTCTCCAACTCCGATCCTTCTCTGATCGAGCAATTTATTCCTCAATTCCAGTGCTGACTTCACCAGCCACGCCACAGGCATATCTCGGAGTAGACCCGCATCAAGGTCCTGTCACTTTTCAAGAAGGGCAAGGTGCCCGTCACATCTCTGGCAGAGCAGATCTACCATCCGCACACGCGCACCAAGCACACACTTCGTCCGTTCCAGCCGCACCAGGACTTTACCCGCAACCATTGCGACTACGCCGCACAGCTTTCGTACACGAGCTGCCAGGCGACAGGCACTTCAGTGTGGCTCCGGGCTCGCCTCACACTGTACCTCTGCCATGCTCACCGGTACGACATACACCATCAGTGTCACCAGGCCAGGTCAAGCTTGCTGCTATATCACAAGATCAAGCATATGCACATCTTATGCCGCAGCATCCGTCTGATCGACGAAGTACGAGTGAATACACACGCTCGACGTACTCACACGGTCATTCCATCGATGTCCGCTCTAGTGAATACTCACGCTCATCCTGTTCGCGAAGTCAATCTATGGATATCCTCCCTGATACGATACAGCCGGAAAGCATCATGGAAAGAAAGCCTACAGAGCGTCCGAAGACGAGAAAGACATCATCACTGTTCAAGATGTTCCGAACCAAGAGTGCCACAACAGAGTCCAGCAGTAGCTCGATCAAAAGTAGCACGCTTGCAATGCGCGAATACACCGTCCGACTATCCTACCATGACATGAGCACAATCAAGAGCGAAGCCATCACCGAGAACGTCATCGAATTCTGGCAAGAACACCTCGAATACGACCTGATCCAAGGCAACACCAAATACGTCCTAATGCGCCCGGTACGGTGCTACTTCCTCATCAACGACTCCGAAATCACCCCAGCCATGAAAGCAACCCTTCCCGACTTCCAAAGCACAATCCACGTCCTCATCCCCCTCCGCTCGCACGCCGGCCATTGGTCATTCCTCCTCATCTCTTCGCAAGACCAACTAGCCTGCCACTACGACCCTCACACGAACCGAAACCACGCGCTCGCAGAACGTGTCACGAAGCGGATCTCTAGCTTTCTGGACAAGCCGTTGAAGTTCTTGGATGTTCCAGATACGCCGCAGCAGCCGCATGATAAGGATTCCGGGATTTTTGTGTGCCTTTTCATGCAGCAGCTTATTACGAAGTTGCAGAGTACGCATGAATCGCAGAAGGTTGAGGCGGGCTTGATGGGTAAGGCTGTGGAGGTTAAGGCGGCGAGGAAGGGGATTTATAAGATTGCCAAGGCGGCGAATCCGCCGATTGCTGGGCTTGGGGAGTGAGAATTGAAGAAGCCTTCGATATGGCTATGAATGAGACGTCATACGGGCACAGCTTTGCAGGGTTCCCGGACGACCGAATATTATGGAACGAGGAGCAGGAGCCCATGGTCTATCGTTCGAATATACACCCGCCTGCTGCTATAAAGTCTGGCTCCTCCGAACACAAAGAGAAAACATCGAGATTGATACGTGAGCGACGATCGACAGCACGTCTCGGATGTCTGGATTGATATCTACATTATGGACTAGCTACATCGAGCTGAGGAGTTCGATATTGACCAGTAGGACCTGCCCTTTGGTCACCGATCTCGCACTCCCAGGTCCTCACCGGCGACTTACACACAGTCCTTAGGGCCTTGGGATTTCTCAAAATAACCCATCCTGATCTCTGAGCTCAAAGTTTCTACGATATGCCTCCGGATCACTTGGCATCACCTCTCCCGCCCGAGGCGTTCTATTCCTAAGCCACGCCTCCGGCGTGATAGTACAATTACTATCCTGCGATCCTTGACGAACAGGCTCGCCAGGGACTCCAAACCAGCCCGGGTCTCGAGCTGGACGAGGAGGTGCGATCTTTGGAGCTTTCTCGGCTACCGGAAGTGCAGAGATCGTCTCGGGAGGTCCTGCCTCAGGCTTCTTGGGAAGGGTGTTAGTCTTGCAGAAGTCCTTACCTGCGCTGATGCCGCCACTGACGACTTCACGAACGGAGCGAGACTTTCGCATGCCGATGTCGATGAACTGGCCTTCGGCGAGGGCGCTTTGATGGGCGAGGTAAGCTTGTGCTGCCATTGCAATGGACTCTGCTCGAGGTGCTGGCTGGTTGTGGAACGAGTTGCCTCTGCTGTAGCTGGGACAGCTTGAGGACGCCATGCGGGCTTTTGCCTGGAGCGAAGATGTATTGGGCTTGGGGGAGCTCGGGATTCTGACTGGTGATACTACTCGCGACTCCTGTGTTGGCTCAAGAATGATCGAATCTCAATTACCAGAATTGAGTCTCGGACAGTACGCTTGGTTGGAACAGGTGGAGCGGTATGCAGACGCAAGACTTGGAACAGCAGGAGGTTTGAAGTAATTGGAGGCGATGCGGTGGAACAAAGAGCGCACCACTTCTTGGTCTTGAGGACAAGCCATTGTCATCGAGCAACGTTTCTGAACAAGGTCGGAGCACAAGGACGCCCACCAGGCATTCTCCTGCTACGATGTGGCTGGATTTCACTCAACGTCTGTCCACGCCTTCGAGAATGCCTTGATGGTAAGTCTGTGGCTCATTTGTGGCTAGATGCTCCAAAGTCGTTCTTCGTCAACCGGATGTAACCTCTTCCAATTCTGGAGACTTACTTGCGGAAGCCTTTGTCCAGCTGTGAAATCCCAACGCTTACCGTTTGTAGGAAGCCGGTGGATTACACTAAAGCGTGCATCAACACCATCGAGCCAAACCGTGTTGATGATTCTTAATACGAGCCCCCGCGGCCTGTCTGCTCGTTCTGTATTAACGATGACTCACAGCCGTCCACTTTGATCGGGTTCACCTTGCGACTGCTGTTGCTTTCGCTTGCTTCTAAAGTCGACTTCTCTCTGACTGAACGCCTCCTGCACACTACAGCCCAGATCTTGGAATACAGCTATCAGATACTGCCGTCTTCTTCAATGCAGTACCCACAGCAATCTTCTGCACTACATGATCCAGTCATGAAAGGAGACCAAGCGGAACTATCAGCAGCTCTAGGCAGCAGTCATGACATTGAGGAGAGATCGAGATCCATGACCCCTCTTCAATCGGCTGCGCATTCTGGCCACTATGATCTTTTGATCTTGCTAATCACAGGCGGAGCAAATGTCAATGCGGCGCCTTCAGAGTTCGGGTGTGCACTTCAGGCCACGATATCGTCGGTGTTGTATGGTAGTGTCCCGGACAAACTGGGACTCAGAACGGGAGAACAGATGAGCAACAAACGAGCCGCCCAACTGGAAGCTGTGACCTTTCTTCTGGAGCATGGAGCGGATTCTAACGCCTCCGGTGGAGAGTTCGGGAGTCCAGTCGCCGCTGCAGCGGCGTTTGGTAGTCCAGACATCGTGAAGCTTCTTCTCGCAAGTGGTGCTAGTCCAGATGCTCCTGGGGGAAGACTTGGGTGTGCACTGCAGGCTACTTGCGCACGAGGCGGAATGCCTGTAGAGTGGTGCGTCAGCCTTGCTCAGCCTGAGGACTATACGGAGATGCTGGAACTTCTTCTACAGCATGGATCGCAGCTGAATCGTGTCGGCGGGATCTATGGTACTGCTTTGGAAGCGGCAGCTTTTCTTGGTGATATGAGCACAGTCTCTAGACTGCTGGAAGAAGGCGCTGATGTCAACATACGAGCTGGCAAATATGGGTCAGCATTAGGTGCCGCTGCCGATCAAGGGCATATAGGAGTGGTGGAAAAATTGTTAGAGGCTGGTGCTCGCGCGAATGCCGGCGCTGCAGTTCATCCTAACGATGACTGGGTCAAGTGGAAGCCGGAGCCCATATCGTCCTTGTTCCTGAAGTATGGAGCACCATTACCGAGCGCTACCGTTCCCGTAGAGGAGCGAAACATACTCGAGCCCGAGAGCCCAGCTACATTGGCCCTTCGGAATGGTCATCACGACATCGCGCGTACGTTGTCGACCGAGGGTGTTTAGACTGTTAGACAAAAGCAATAACACCGACAAACAAAGCGAATTAAGATGCTCCAGGAAAGATTTCGGACTGCATTATGCGCGCCGGGAGCACACTTGATCTCACGCCGGACGGAACAGCAGGGCAGACTAACGCAAATGGACCATCTGATTCAAAAGTACACGTGGAACCGAATACATGTGGATGGACGGTATGTTACAGGATAACTTATATTCGTACATGTCTATCAAAACTCCTCCCAAAACTCTCAAACACCTTAACGCCCGAACGCCACTATCAAAGGACTTTTCGCCGAACTTATTGTCTTACATCAAGTGATCGCATCCTCTCGCAAAGCCTGAACTTTCAACGAGGCTGGTACCCCGCTGGTGCTGGCACGAGGTGCTTGCCGTGCGGATTGTCTGCCTTGACCGCGGCAGCTGCTTCCTTTGTTACGATCTTCTCCTGCACTGCGATAGTGAGAGGGATCATCCCAGACGGCCACTCGAAACTGCTCTCTGGAGAGTCTGGAACAGGCTTATCGAGGTTGATCGCTCGCGGATTGACGAGCTCAGTGGCGACTGGTCTGGATGGACCCGCTACGGCCGCTACTGTGGCCTCCGTCATTGTATCCGTTGGTGACTGATCCGGTGTCTTGTCGGGTGCCGGAGCCGCCATATCCCACAGCGTCACTCTTCTGTCGTGGTTGTTCTCGAAAGTGACGTCTTTGCACGAGGGCCGACCAGAAGAGAAGCAGGATCTGTAAGTCGGCGTTGGCGTTGGATGTTCCTTATAAAGCGGCAACGGAGGGCTTGGCGGTGGTGCTTGACGTCTAGGGATGTTGACCTCTCTTCGCATCCTAGCCCTGTCGATGGTGTTGACTAGACCGCGACGGGGCACTTGGCTGAATGGGTCGGGTCTACCTTCGAGTGCAGCAAGAGCTGTCTCGTTGACGCGAAGCTCTCGGACAGTCTCTGTTGCATTTTGTTGGGATTGTGTAGCAGGTTGGTTCGCTGAAGAGTTAGCAACGGCAAAGCCGTCTACAGCAGGCCGATCTCGAGCCACAAAGACTGGTACGGTCTCGATGTTCTGGAGAGCAATAGCATCGGCGGTTGCGATCCTGGTAGATTCTTGACCGCCGATCATGCTCTGGTTGTATCCATGAGGTCTGCGTCGTCTGTTAGCTCTGATGAAATCGTTAACAGAGGCCCGAGCATTGCTTGCAGCTCTGGACGCCTTCTTACCAAGATTGTTGACGACAGGCATGACCGAGCCTGCTTTCGTGGAGCATTTGTCTCGGACGGTGTCCTTTGCTTTGACGGTCCTCTCGTACATCTTACTTAGCGCAGATTCTGTGCGCATCGGTGGCGGTGGCCCGTAGATGGGCGTTGGTCGTGCAGGCCTTGTGTAGGCGGCGCGAGCTCCAGCAACAGCTCCAGGCTGTGCATTCGAAGTGGACGCCCTCCTAGAAGGACCAGACCTTGAGTCTGAGGCTCCCACCCTGGTTGAAGATTGTCGCGAAGCGTCATTAGTCCGCATGGTCGTTCGCATGTTGGCGGCGGAAGCGGTAATGTGGCGGACGCGGTGAAAGTCCAGAGTTCTGTTCGTCTTCGAAGATGGAAGTTATGCAATCACCAGGATTGGATTTCAAAAACGATAGGCTGTGGGGAGACCTGCTGGAATGACACGAACAGGAAAAGACCAGAGGTTGCGAGATTGGAGGCATATTTAAAAGCATGCCAAGACTAAAGCCAGTGTCATTGCCTTTGTACAAAGATGACAAGGTATTGTGTGCCGGGCAATGCTTTGTTGACAAGCGACACAATGCGATTGTGAATCCGATAGCCAAATCTAGAACTTCCGACCACGAACCTGGGCAGGACAATGTGTTGGTCGCTGGTGCTCGTCTGGCACTCAATACGGCGATGTGTATACATGATGATAGTCTGCGAAATATCAGTATGGCCCTCAAGAGAGCAGAAGGATCATCGACGGGAGTATAGGATAAGATGGGACGAATTTGGGACAGAGCACCGCAAAAGATGGCAACGGAACGTTTAATATATGCGATTGCCGGTCATGTCGCGCCAGAGATTACCAAACTCTTCGCTGAATGGCAGCCACTGGCGCAGAGTGAGAATTATCACGGACCTGTCTTAAACAACACACGCCACCAACGCGAAGCACGAGACACTTCGCATCCGAGCACTTTCTCACTCCGAGACTTCGCAGCTAACGGGTAAGCCCCTCGCTATTGTCCGTCAGCTCGAAAACTGTATATGCGAGTCGTATACTCAAATCTGCAACTCCAGCGAGTGCCCAAAAGCATTGTCGAGCTGAAGTGAATGGTTCAGGTCCCTGCCCGCGCATGTGGAATGCATTGTCAGCACATAACACTCGATGAATCACACTGGCCGCCATCAAAGCCCGGCGAGTTTGTCTCTTATCCTGAGTCTTCCGTATCTCGATTTCTACCCGCTTACAACAGATCACCAATCGCAAAGCAAGACAGAACACAGCGCACAAGCCAGTAAACGTCGAACATCTCGCACACGCCCTTAGCTCGAGAGGGGCTAGAGCATCATGGCAGCGCCACCGCCACCACTACCACCACTAAACTCGGGCTCCTACCGACCGCCCGCATACGCAAA
This genomic window from Fulvia fulva chromosome 4, complete sequence contains:
- a CDS encoding Kinase D-interacting substrate, translating into MKGDQAELSAALGSSHDIEERSRSMTPLQSAAHSGHYDLLILLITGGANVNAAPSEFGCALQATISSVLYGSVPDKLGLRTGEQMSNKRAAQLEAVTFLLEHGADSNASGGEFGSPVAAAAAFGSPDIVKLLLASGASPDAPGGRLGCALQATCARGGMPVEWCVSLAQPEDYTEMLELLLQHGSQLNRVGGIYGTALEAAAFLGDMSTVSRLLEEGADVNIRAGKYGSALGAAADQGHIGVVEKLLEAGARANAGAAVHPNDDWVKWKPEPISSLFLKYGAPLPSATVPVEERNILEPESPATLALRNGHHDIARTLSTEGV